One window of Papaver somniferum cultivar HN1 chromosome 9, ASM357369v1, whole genome shotgun sequence genomic DNA carries:
- the LOC113311021 gene encoding wall-associated receptor kinase-like 1 — protein sequence MPSLSSVIPHLKIFLLGLLMVLLYALEANVAARLSVTMKETSIRTKMAKDGCRDRCGDVIIPYPFGMDTSNCYRDISYKITCAKSYRTRNPVASLNTSPDRYEVSKITLDYIQINMVAPLTCNTTNFYRVPFPVSNTLNKLTVFGCNVYGYIKPQTGPAETISRIDNNTSLNSKGRGCKSSCDRSTKIPAISCAGDGCCKTEIPKGLTSYSIQTTGIVPDSSSIFSKKKTTNSTGFTNPYAGTLNKTNSNGITSPCVLAVLINQEFLGVRDLLNLQIYLKYESFVPVILDWAIIDATTCKEAQRNSSSYACGRNSYCLESPNGPGYRCKCSKGYEGNPYLPRGCQDVDECKETRKCGKGVICINTQGSYYCRCPPDKTLETHELGNYCRPRKERFLADQKNKRRLRIFVIASSGIGVTIVIVLLLGIGYWLYRGFEKRKQRTLKQRHFEKNGGLLLKQKITSNDGRVEKAGRIFVIEELRNITDNFNPSRIIGKGGQGTVYKGMLPDGEIVAIKKSKLADETQVDQFINEVVILSQINHRNIVKLLGCCLETEVPLLVYEFVSNGTLSSHLHAAQEDGGSLLSWKVRVRIASEIAGALGYLHSDAHMPIFHRDIKSTNILLDEKYKAKVADFGLSRSIPVDKTHLTTVVQGTFGYLDPEYFHSSQFTDKSDVYSFGVVLVELLTGEKAVSILRKEEEKSLALYLVKSMKQNRLFEILDSRVLNEGDGDDVLVVAKLAKRCLKLNGKKRPTMKEVSHCLGELHEKLSTDSLYQ from the exons ATGCCTTCACTATCATCTGTTATTCCACATCTAAAGATCTTTTTATTAGGATTGCTAATGGTACTGCTCTATGCATTAGAAGCAAATGTAGCAGCAAGATTATCGGTAACTATGAAGGAGACAAGTATTCGCACTAAGATGGCTAAAGACGGTTGCAGAGATAGATGTGGCGACGTGATTATTCCATATCCGTTCGGAATGGATACCAGTAATTGTTACAGAGATATCAGTTACAAGATCACATGTGCAAAGTCTTACAGAACGCGAAATCCAGTCGCTTCATTGAATACATCGCCAGATAGGTATGAAGTCTCAAAAATCACGCTAGACTATATTCAGATCAATATGGTAGCACCCCTCACTTGTAACACTACTAATTTTTATCGCGTACCGTTCCCTGTTTCTAACACTCTCAATAAGTTAACAGTGTTTGGTTGCAACGTTTATGGTTACATCAAACCGCAAACTGGTCCGGCTGAAACGATTAGTAGAATTGATAATAACACAAGCTTGAACTCAAAAGGCAGGGGGTGTAAGTCTAGTTGTGACAGGTCCACGAAAATACCAGCAATTAGCTGTGCTGGTGATGGCTGTTGCAAGACAGAAATTCCCAAGGGACTTACATCTTACTCCATACAAACAACGGGAATCGTCCCtgattcttcttctattttttcaAAGAAAAAGACAACTAATTCTACTGGTTTCACTAATCCATATGCTGGTACCTTAAACAAAACCAACTCGAATGGTATCACTAGTCCATGTGTTCTGGCCGTTCTGATTAACCAGGAGTTTCTCGGGGTACGGGATTTACTCAATTTGCAGATCTACCTGAAGTACGAATCCTTCGTACCAGTGATCTTGGACTGGGCGATAATTGACGCTACCACATGCAAAGAAGCTCAGAGAAATTCTAGTTCGTATGCTTGTGGAAGAAATTCTTACTGCCTTGAGTCTCCTAATGGCCCTGGTTATCGGTGCAAATGTTCAAAAGGCTATGAAGGAAATCCTTACCTTCCCCGGGGGTGCCAAG ATGTTGATGAATGTAAAGAAACACGTAAGTGCGGAAAAGGAGTTATTTGCATCAATACGCAGGGAAGCTATTACTGTAGGTGTCCACCAGATAAAACATTAGAAACCCACGAGCTTGGAAATTATTGTCGACCCCGCAAAGAAAGATTTCTAGCTGATCAAAAAAATAAACGAAGACTTCGTATCTTTGTAATTGCATCATCAG GTATTGGAGTAACCATAGTCATAGTACTTCTGCTTGGAATTGGCTATTGGTTATACAGAGGATTTGAGAAGAGAAAGCAAAGGACGCTCAAGCAGAGGCACTTTGAGAAAAATGGTGGGTTGTTATTAAAGCAAAAGATCACTTCAAATGATGGTAGAGTTGAAAAGGCAGGCAGAATATTTGTAATTGAAGAATTAAGGAACATTACAGACAACTTCAACCCGAGTAGAATCATTGGCAAAGGTGGCCAGGGTACCGTTTATAAAGGCATGCTACCGGATGGTGAAATAGTAGCAATTAAGAAATCTAAACTAGCGGATGAAACCCAAGTCGATCAGTTCATCAACGAAGTTGTTATTCTTTCGCAAATAAATCACAGGAACATAGTTAAGCTGTTAGGTTGTTGTTTAGAAACCGAGGTCCCTTTGCTGGTCTATGAGTTTGTCTCTAATGGAACCCTCTCATCCCATCTCCACGCAGCGCAAGAAGATGGCGGATCGTTGCTATCATGGAAGGTTCGTGTTAGGATCGCATCTGAGATTGCAGGAGCACTAGGATATCTACATTCAGATGCCCATATGCCAATCTTTCACAGGGATATCAAATCCACCAACATTCTCCTGGATGAGAAATACAAGGCTAAGGTTGCTGATTTTGGTCTTTCTAGATCGATACCCGTAGACAAAACCCATCTAACCACAGTAGTGCAAGGAACCTTCGGTTACTTAGATCCAGAATACTTCCATTCAAGCCAGTTTACAGATAAGAGTGATGTCTATAGCTTTGGCGTAGTTCTTGTGGAGCTCTTAACAGGAGAAAAAGCAGTTTCTATACTCAGAAAGGAAGAGGAGAAGAGCTTAGCTTTATATCTTGTGAAATCAATGAAACAAAATCGTTTGTTTGAGATATTGGACTCTCGAGTTCTTAATGAAGGTGATGGAGATGATGTTTTGGTTGTGGCTAAACTTGCCAAAAGATGCTTGAAATTGAATGGTAAGAAACGGCCAACTATGAAGGAAGTATCACACTGTTTGGGTGAGTTGCATGAGAAACTTTCAACAGATTCCTTGTACCAATAG